The following nucleotide sequence is from Cucumis melo cultivar AY chromosome 1, USDA_Cmelo_AY_1.0, whole genome shotgun sequence.
TTAAGAAAAATTATCGATTTAAACCCTTTGAGAATTTTGTAAGTCTGTGATCTGTCACATTTCATTGAACCATTATTGTGCAAATTGTATATTTTGAATGAATTAAACTCCAAAATCTTTTTCCTTATAATTACCTTTGAAAATCATCCATGCATTGATTCTCAAACGTGTGTAGACTTTTTCAAATGTCGATTTTACAAAATGAATGATTATAGTAAATGCACCGATAGATTTCAAAGAAAAATCTAATTAAAGAACATAAATCGATTCACTTATTATGAAATTTTACGggtttaatttatataaatataagttTCACAATAGATTATTTCCAATAAGATGTAATATAAAATGGAAAGAAAGTATCGATGCATAGACTTTGAAAGTTGAAATTTAAATTATGGATATAGAAAACTCACCCGCTCTTTTGTTCATCGTTAATTAAAAAGGATAGCTATTGAACTCGCTCATTTCTCATCTTGTTATTTGTATCAACTCCCTCAATCTCTCGTATGATAATTATACCAACTCTAACTCTACACAGGAATTAAACGTCCTTATAAGAAAAGTGTGAAGAAAAATATTGTGCATAATTAAGGAATAAAAACCACATTTTCTATTCAATCATCATTTTTGTTGCATTAACATGAACTGTTAATTAAAAAGTATAACAACCAAAATAGCATAAACAATGTAAATTAAGTCTAAAAGGTTGAAGAGAATAATAACCAAAGTAAAAAAGAACAaacatttaattatattataagatTCTTTTTCTTGAATTTGTTCCCAAACATGCACCTGATCAGACCTTTTATATATTCTGTCTTTCGATCACTCCTTTGTCTTGAAGGAAAGGCATAAAAATGTATAGCAAAAGTGAATATTGTTGTTGCAAGATCAACAAGAACCACACAAAAATCAATAATGGCTTCAAATATTGCAAATGCAATAATAATCACTCCTTCAaaccttcttcttcctcctcctcctctggTGCCGGAGTAGCGTTGCGACGGAGACGATACGCGAGTCAAGATGACGAATCGAGACCAGATCATCAAACGGTTCTCTGGCCGTCGTCAGTACCGCCTCCGACGAGAACCCTCTCGTCCACCTCCTCGGACGGGCGGCGGACAATAAAGCGTGCTCTCCTCTGTGGGGTGACTTACAAGAATTGGAAGCATAGGCTACAAGGAACTGTGAATGATGTTCGAAATATGCAAGATTTGTTGATCAATTATTTTGGATATTCCAAACAAAACATTCGTATTCTTACAGGTAATATTATTTCTCTTCTTTGTGCCTtcgtgttttcttttttcttctaagATTAAATTTATGAACTTTTCTCATTTGAAatatctttttatattttggtgTTAAGCACTTGCTTGTTgatattttttgtttctaattttcgGAGTTTCTAAGGAAGAAACTTTTTCAGATTTccaataaaattttgttttttgtttgttcaatttattcttattttgctcttagtttaaattatttaaaatatatttatatataaccaaaaaaaaaaggcGGATTAGTCCGATTCATTGACTTTTTCTTAACTATGTTCGAAAATTATCTACTTTGTCGTTTTTTACATCATCATATGACAAAATTTTActctatttaattttaacccatttaatcattttttactatttatgaTAGTTTTAAACGATAAACTTGAATACAAGTAACTTTTACCCTTAATTATTAATAGTGAGTATTTTTTTAGAGGTGCATCTTCTTCCCTAAATGTAACGTATGGCTTTTTAGTTTCTATAATCACTTTTGAAGAatacctttcttttcttttgaaatatctttaaaatcctaattttatatatatataatgtataaTACTTTCCCCTCCACCTCATccaattaaaaaggaaaatctCAATAGTCAATACTAACAAGAATATGATACTTCTTAGCTTTGTCTATTATATGTCATGTAAgcatctttttttattttattaattaaaataatataagttttatatatatatatatatttttaatataaaaaacaaattaaaatatttacaaaatactgtaaaattttaaatatgtcactaatagataattgaaaagaaatttaaaattttacaatgttttgtaaatattttcgaccatttttcatatatatatatatactatccAATTGAATTTTAATTCACAATTATGGTCTTTGATCAAATCTATTTTAGTTTTTGCTGTCTTCCGTTCAAAAATCTGTGGCTGCCAAACTTTGAACGCAGCTGACACTGATGTATTCTACGATGTAATGAAAATGGTCGATGaaaatttgatattattttaCTTCAACAGAGGATGAAACGAAGCCCGAGCAAATACCAACAAAGAAGAACatccaaaacggtctaaaatgGCTAGTTGAAGGTTGCACTGGCGGCGAAAACCTCGTGTTCTACTTCTCCGGTCATGGACTACGACAGCCAGATTTCGACATGGACGAGCTCGATGGCTACGATGAGACCATATGTCCAGTTGACTTCATGGAGGAAGGGATGATAACGGACAATGAGATCAATGCGACCATTGTTTCCCCTCTAAAGAACGGTGTCACTCTCCACGCCATTGTCGATGCCTGCCATAGTGGAACGATTCTCGATCTTGCCTATGTTTACGACCGCAACAGGTTTTGATCAATGacgctctctctctctttagattcttcttttctttgattttgattttggtttggtttgatttttttttttctctcttgtGTGTGGAGAAGAGATGAGTGGTTGGATAATAGACCGCCATCGGGGGCGAGGAAGGAGACTAGTGGTGGATTGGCAATATCTATGAGTGCTTGTGGAGATGATCAATTTGCTGCTGATACTTCTGTAAGACTGCACATATTATATTCCTCA
It contains:
- the LOC103495419 gene encoding metacaspase-1 isoform X2, whose protein sequence is MYSKSEYCCCKINKNHTKINNGFKYCKCNNNHSFKPSSSSSSSGAGVALRRRRYASQDDESRPDHQTVLWPSSVPPPTRTLSSTSSDGRRTIKRALLCGVTYKNWKHRLQGTVNDVRNMQDLLINYFGYSKQNIRILTEDETKPEQIPTKKNIQNGLKWLVEGCTGGENLVFYFSGHGLRQPDFDMDELDGYDETICPVDFMEEGMITDNEINATIVSPLKNGVTLHAIVDACHSGTILDLAYVYDRNRDEWLDNRPPSGARKETSGGLAISMSACGDDQFAADTSILTGKTMNGAMTFILIHLVKTFGNLTYGRLLEYMHDTVQRANKQGCFSCSFLRKVLRYKQIQEPQLSSSEVFDVHKKIFTL
- the LOC103495419 gene encoding metacaspase-1 isoform X1, with translation MYSKSEYCCCKINKNHTKINNGFKYCKCNNNHSFKPSSSSSSSGAGVALRRRRYASQDDESRPDHQTVLWPSSVPPPTRTLSSTSSDGRRTIKRALLCGVTYKNWKHRLQGTVNDVRNMQDLLINYFGYSKQNIRILTEDETKPEQIPTKKNIQNGLKWLVEGCTGGENLVFYFSGHGLRQPDFDMDELDGYDETICPVDFMEEGMITDNEINATIVSPLKNGVTLHAIVDACHSGTILDLAYVYDRNRRDEWLDNRPPSGARKETSGGLAISMSACGDDQFAADTSILTGKTMNGAMTFILIHLVKTFGNLTYGRLLEYMHDTVQRANKQGCFSCSFLRKVLRYKQIQEPQLSSSEVFDVHKKIFTL